CGGcgtttatttaataaaaattttcttttttctgccaGTGCTTTCCGGTATACTGCCCGTTTCGAGGCGTTTAAGGGATCTTTTCTCCATGTTCGTTCCATTCTTCTGACTTCTGCGCACTTCTTACTACATTCCTGTGTCCACCAGGATTTGGTTAACTTGGTGATGGGCCTCCTCGGTTTGAAATTAAACCACTTCATTCCTGCATCGATCATCGCTGAGGTAAGGATTCTATTTGCTTCGTCGACGTTATCtgtgtttttaaaatcttGTATATTCAGTCTGTTGTGTAGGTCTTGGTTCCATTCCACCCATTTTCCGGATCTAAAGTCCCATGTTGCTGGGGGATATTTTCCGAGGGTGCAACATTTTCCATGTCTACGATAATAGGTATGTGATCACTATCCATTGATTGCCCTTGTCTTGCCGTTGCTTTAAATGCTAGTACTGGAGATGCCATCATTAGGTCTATTGTGGACATGCTTCTGGTGTTGGTTTTAAAACGAGTCCCGATATTTGGCGGTGTGATTAATTCAATCGATAAGCTAGTTTCTAGTATCTCACTTAGTGCCTTTCCGCATTTATTAGATTTGTTGGTGTTTTCCCACATCTCATGATGGGCGTTAAAGTCTCCGGCTACAATCAGCTCATTTCGTGTGTTCATTAATTGATTGATGTCCTTTGTAGACGCATTTCCTCTTGGACAGTAGACTGAAATGGCATCCACTGGTCCTACTGGCGTGTAAAAACTTGCTCCCACCCACTCCAGGTTTCTAATTTGGCGATGGCGCATAGGTGTTGGGTTTAGTGCTAAACTTATAAGGAGTGCTACTCCGCCTCCTTTTTTATCTGTGCGGTCTGTGCGGTAGAGTGCATAACCAGGAAAACTAAAATTTGTTTGGCTCTTCCAGTGAGTTTCGCTAAGAAAAATTATATGAGGTTTAATTGAACATAggtattttttgaattcttcgTATTTTGCTTTATTTAGGCTGCTTGCATTCCATTGCAGACATCTTAACTTAGATTGTTGTTGTCTAGTCATTTTCTGGTAGTTGTTGTTACCTTGAGCTTTTTCTGTGGGGTACTTAGTGGCCTAGGGTCGTTTGTAGTTTGTTTTAGTCCCCTTATCTTGCCTGGTGAAGTCTCATCCTGCCAATCAATTTGCTTTCTTTTGTCGAATTCGTTTTGAAGTATTTCTTCAGGAGTATCGTTCTCAGGTTCTAGTCCGTAGAAACCTTCACTAAGGGCTACTTCCATATCCTCTGCTTCTAGTTCTTCCCCttcagccattttttgtatCATGTCCATCATTTTTTGCATTTGGGATCTGATGAGGGTGAAATTagctttggttttttttacgtCCCGTTCTAATGCTTTTCCTTGGGCCTCCACCGTAGTTATCCTGTTTTCAATCTTCGgtattttctgtatttttaaATCGTGGATTTCTTTCGTAAGCTCCGagactgttttctttaacgattttatttcttctatCACAGATGGATCCTCTGTTGTCCTCCCCCATGCTGCCGGTCCACTCGTGACCATATCTTCCTCTCCTACTCTCCAGCTGGGAATGATTTTTCCCCAATCCTTGTTCTCATTTATGTGCGGCTTCCTGCGGTCTATTAGTTGGATCTCCTTTTTCAGTTGCTGGTACTTTGGACATTTCGTATCATCCGATGTATGCTCGTCTTTTTGGCCGCAGTTTACGCAATACATCTTGCATTCCACATCTTCCTTATGAATGGATCCACACCTGTGGCATGCTTGCTGACTTTTGCAGAAAGTCTGTAGATGACCCAGCCTATAACACTTTTTACATTTGTAGGGGGAACGGTAGAAGGGTCTAACGGGGTGTGAGACGAAACCTAATTTTACCCTGTCCGTTAACTTCTGTCCGGGTTCACCTTTGAAAGTTAACTGCACCATATTGGTTCGTATGTCTTCTCCCCTTCCGTCATTTTTGCGTGTAATTCTTCTGGCCTCCACTACCCCTTGTTCTTCCAAAGCGGTTTTTATTTCCTCATCTTCATAATCTATGGACACATTTGAGATGACGCCCATGTTATATAGCAACCGCTTCGGTAACTGAACGTCGACATCTTGTCCACCTAACCTCTTGATCTCTCTTAATCTGTTGAAGGCTTCCTCTTCACCTACTTGCACGAAGAGGTCTCCACCTCTTCCGGGATAACTGTTTTTGACGGATCCAATTTCCTTTTGGATTTCCGCTGCAATCTTATTCTGCTCCGAGAGTGGTAAATTTTCGTAGCTACTaccgtttttcatttttattatgaGCGGTGGCCAGTTCCTACTCTTTCCCGGCCAGTTAAATTCCGCAATCTGGACATCCATTTTATTCCTCTCTGATTTGTACCAATGCACTGTACAggctttaattttaatttttcactGATTTCCTGCTAGACACACGTGTAGCCCTGGATCCCTGGCCCTGCTGGGCCatgagaaaaaaggggggatggGTGCGCTTATTTTATCCTAGCGTCTTATGGCGTTAAGGAACGGTAACAAAACTACAAAAATTGGGGGTTTTTCTTTACCCTTTCCACTGTGGAACTTACGCGACACAAAGAAACACAACCTTAGCCGGTGAAAGCACAAACAGAACCCCTTACAGATTTGTTCCAAATAAGATGAGCTTCTTTGCTTATTTGAAATTGTAGGTGTATCCCCGTGGCCGCTATCGGGTAACCAACCTCATCAATACGTCAAAATGTAAAGCTCTAAGCAGACGGATATCACGCGGATATCTAAAGTGGCGCCAATTGAATCTATTAAATCCACCAGCACGAAATCGCCAAtcttgaaaaagaacaaaaaagtcATTTCTAAAACGTTTCTCAAAGGATATATTACGTGTATGTATGTTTCTTTGGTGTGACGGTGTGGCCGGAGAGCATCCCAAACTCAACAGCAATTTAACGATGAGAATTAATTTGGCAGCTTAGTATGATCGATGAGCGGGAGGACTTGTCGAGTTGACGAATTCAACAATCAAACAATGGTGATTCCAAGGCTGGCGACGATTCGCTCAAAGTGAAACAGGAGACGATGTCATGGATGAGATTCCTTATCAAGTTCGTCATGTTGGGAAGGCGGAAGACGATCTCTTAAAGTCTTAAACAATAACACAAGGCACGGGCCGTGAATTCATTAGTCTCTGGTTGCTCAAGCAAACCACATCGTCACTAGTCTGATGATATCCAGTGTCAACTGTCAACGAGTTGCAAAGTTGAATTTGTATTACAACGATTACAAACCAGGGATGGCGGGAGTGGGacaaaacagaataaaataataaacaaacaaacaaaaatgtctgAAACAAAGAAGTGTGTGGGCGAGAAAGGTAGAGACATCAACACGTCAAACGAAAGAAATAAGACACAGCGTGTTGCCAATCTCCACAAAGTCcaaaatagaagtaaaaaacaaacgacgAGTTTTAATGTCAACGGACctcaaaattttacacaactGATAATGCTATGATAAGAAGGTCAAATTTAAATAGCAGATTCTTTGTCATTGTTAGAAGCTTTCCACCGATGATCGTTCTCATCCGGAGATTCGTCAATCATCGCTACGACTTCTTCGGCCAACCAGCCGTTCTCGACCACCCTTCCATCTTTCTGCTTTCGGTCGTCCTCCCGTTCGCTTGTTTCCACCTCCACAGTCAGGCCTGCCAAAACTCTCCGCCGTTTCTGTTCCAGTACAGTAAAACAAGTTAAATGAATGTCGACaaacttttaattttattaaaaaatataatttgttatgtttttttcCCGCACCAGAATGAAATATCTAACGTAGTAATAAGGCAATGCAGCAGCGTCAGCCCCGGGTTCTTCGCCGTCCAGGTAAACGCCACGGACGAGGATGGAGTGGGCGCAATAACAGATGATCAGAATGGCGAGTCCGGCTACGTGGGTCAGCAAATTGCTCCATACTTTGTGTTCTACATGAGATTTGAAATAGGCGATTTTCAGCGATAAAGAGAACTGCGTTAAAGGCGCCCGTTGCAACCTGTTCACTGAGGGGAGCACCTGGGAATAAATAGATGTCGTAAAGGTTCCACAATCCGCGCCAGACGTTGACCGATCCAACGTAACCCACAGCCGTAGACACGTCCACGACGACGATGCGCCAAATGCCAGTGATCCGCGAACATAGAACTGCCAACGGCGCTTGCAGAGCGAAGCTGAACAATGACGACGAATAGCCCAAAATCTACAGCGAGTTTCaattcagttttctttttgacttGAAGACTATTTCGTCAAGAAACAAATGTAAAATATATTAACCGTAGATCCCCAGGCAGACCATTCTACGTCTTCGGGGAACATGACTAGGTCCAGTAAAAGAAAGGCTCCTCGCCAGACCAAGACGACCAACGAACCTACCACTGTCACGCTGAACAGGCCATCCAGGGCTATTAAGTGACGTTGTTTAGAATCCTTTTTGCCAACGAATAATGGAATTAAAGAACATGCCCAGAAAGTTTTAGACAGATATAGAGATAGAAGCATTACGAGGGTGCGAAACATGGTGGGAAAGGTGAAATATTCTTCGGGATCGTCGACGATGATGACCAGTGGTGGTGCCATGATGTTGCGGAAAGCGTGGAGCCAAATGAGGCCAGTAACGCCAATG
This genomic interval from Daphnia magna isolate NIES linkage group LG8, ASM2063170v1.1, whole genome shotgun sequence contains the following:
- the LOC116929716 gene encoding uncharacterized protein LOC116929716, with amino-acid sequence MGDRSESLWVHPAAVLTDTMLSLCLVAPMVVGYWRGTWFLLDFYLYPDDMAISCWISLVAGFGILLLSTWFQRYLQDYVTRQAAWLYFLLSRLYTVVLCLGCVNHWRGVWGTLDVYTGIGWTTASMSLVIGVTGLIWLHAFRNIMAPPLVIIVDDPEEYFTFPTMFRTLDSKQRHLIALDGLFSVTVVGSLVVLVWRGAFLLLDLVMFPEDVEWSAWGSTILGYSSSLFSFALQAPLAVLCSRITGIWRIVVVDVSTAVGYVGSVNVWRGLWNLYDIYLFPEHKVWSNLLTHVAGLAILIICYCAHSILVRGVYLDGEEPGADAAALPYYYVRYFILKRRRVLAGLTVEVETSEREDDRKQKDGRVVENGWLAEEVVAMIDESPDENDHRWKASNNDKESAI